The genomic region TGTTGGTGCAATGGAACATCTCTCTCGCGAAGGTGATAATATCGCTAATGTAGTCCAATACCTTGCAGATGAACATCCAAAAGTTTTAGAAGAAATTCTTAATCGGCTGGTTCGTCGAGTACCTAAGTTAGAGCGAGTAGAGTCAGAGCAAACAATTGATGGTAGACTAGCCTTATTATTCAAAGATACACCATTTACCAAACCTTTTTTAGCGCGGTTTGCTTCAGATGGAACCTTAAAGCTATTGGCATATTTAATTTTGTTAAATGACCCGAATCCACCTCAATTACTTTGTATTGAAGAACCTGAAAACGGACTCCATCATCGGCTACTTGAACAACTAAGTGAAGAGCTACTTGCTTACTCGCAGCGAGCGCAAGTATTTGTATCTACGCACTCACCATTTTTTGTTAATACCATTAAGGATGCAAAACAACTCTGGATTTTACAAAGAGAGGAAAACGGTTATGCCACTGTTATAAGGGCAGATCAAATCCCTAACGCCAAGCATTTTATAGAATCACAGGCAGGCTTAGGCGATCTTTGGTCTGAGGGCTATCTAAGAGGATTACCCTACTAATTGGAGTGGTTATGCACATTGAGTTTTTAGTAGAAGAACCCTCAACAGAAGTTACTTTAAAAATTATTGTACCTAAAATTATAGGGAATAACCATACATTCTTAATCCATAATTTTCAAAATAAAGATAGGCTCTTAAAGAAGCTACCAGAGCGTATGAAAAGTTATGCTAAATTTGTGCCTGATGACTGGCGTATAGTAATTTTAGTTGATCGAGATACAAATGATTGTCAAGATTTGAAAAAAATTGTGTGATGCTAGCAGCATAGTCACAAACCAAAAAGGTAATATAGTTCTACATAGAATTGCTGTTGAAGAACTAGAATCTTGGTTCCTTGGTGATATACCAGCTGTTCGTGCTGAGTATGAGAAAATACCAGCTTCGTTATCCCAAAAAGCAACCTTTCGGAATCCAGATGCAATTAAAGGAGGAACTTGGGAGCAACTAGATCGGACTCTCAAATATTATGGATATGAAACTGGGTTACAAAAATTTGACTTTGCTGAAAAAGTCTCTCCTCACATGGATGTGGAAAATAACCTGTCTAAAAGTTTTCAAGTTTTTCGAGATGGATTGAGAACAATCATTAGCTGAAAATTAATCACTGTTATACAAAATAATCCTGTTCTATGTTGTGGCGTCAATTCCTAGCTTTTCCAATTCTCTTTGCTATTATCGGCATTCCCATCAAAGCATCTGCCGTTCCTGCCGAAATATTCACCCCTTACTTAAATGAAATCGTAAACAACTTGCCACCCGGTTGGAAAATGCGCCTCCCCTCCCGAATTATGCTTGGTGGCCCTGCTGATGAAGATTTTATCAACGAATTAGTTGTGCGGGTTTTTCCCTCAACAGTTCCCGCAGGTTTAACTGTTGGTTTATTTAGTTGCGATTCCGGGCCATTTGCTTGTTTAGTAGGTAGCTTTTCCGTAGATAGCCAAACATCCCCCAATGCCAAAAGAGAATTTGAAAAACACCTAAAAGCAGCCCAGAAAATTACTTTGGCCAGAGGAATTCAAGGCTATTTACTAGAAGGAGAAAAACAAAACCCGCCTCATATATTTTCATCAGTAATGTGGCATCAAGATGGAATGTTTTATACAGTTAGTTTTCTAGCTGAAGAACGTCAAAATATCCTTTTTATGGCTTCTTCAATGGCTAATGAATCACCCGTTCGCTTAACTGTACCAACCCGTAGATTAGTACCGATACTTCGTTGAGAGGAGCAGGGGAGATGGGGGATGGGGGAATGGGGAGTAAGATACAACTGATTTCATCCTTCAGGCTACGGATATGATATAAAACCCCGCCGCCCCTAATATCATGGCTTGCAGTCATGATATCAGAGGCGGCCTTTTTTGAAATTCCCAATCCCAAACGGGAGTAGGCTTTTTTCGCAAATTTTGTCAAGCTTTTCTTCTGAAATTACAGCAATCCTGTATTAGCACCAGGCTTGCCAGTGGCCAACTCAACTTTAACGATTTTGCCACCCATCTTCATAATCCGTTGCTGTTCCCGGAACCAGTTGTCATAAGGAACCAACTTTGTAAAATAGGTGTTTTGCAATTCGCGTTGAGTGCGAATTCTAGTTTGGCTGGGAACGCAAGCAGTGACTTTGAACATCCGCATGGCTTAATATTCTCCTGAAATCGAATAAAGTTTTAGGGTGTTGATAAACCAAGGTCTGGGAATCAAGAGTGAATACTAGCCGCTAAAACTTATCAGTTAATTTAGACAAGCTGCTAACGCTCTAGCATTAACTCCTGATTTCCCAGACCAGGATTAGGACAGAAGACAAAGCTTAAACTAAGCCTTCGGTTCCTCCAGAAGCATCTAGCTCAAGCCAGAGCAGATGTAGTCGAAGTAAACGCCCATTTCTTTACCAGCATCAGCGCCTACCAAGCTAGCGGTAACTTCCTTCATAGCTTGGATAGCTTGTACGGTAGCGGAGACAGGAACACCCAAGGAGTTGTAGGTTTCCTTCAAGCCATTGAGTACGCGCTCATCTAGGATGGAGGGGTCGCCAGCCAACATAGCATAGGTTGAGTAGCGCAGGTAGTAGTCCAAGT from Leptolyngbyaceae cyanobacterium harbors:
- a CDS encoding DUF4276 family protein — encoded protein: MCDASSIVTNQKGNIVLHRIAVEELESWFLGDIPAVRAEYEKIPASLSQKATFRNPDAIKGGTWEQLDRTLKYYGYETGLQKFDFAEKVSPHMDVENNLSKSFQVFRDGLRTIIS
- a CDS encoding phycobilisome linker polypeptide, encoding MRMFKVTACVPSQTRIRTQRELQNTYFTKLVPYDNWFREQQRIMKMGGKIVKVELATGKPGANTGLL